In Dyadobacter subterraneus, a single genomic region encodes these proteins:
- the trmB gene encoding tRNA (guanosine(46)-N7)-methyltransferase TrmB gives MSRRKLSHYQFSAQAANVIEIGKPLYTEIKGKWNELYFNNSNPIVLELACGKGEYTVGLGKVFPDKNFIGMDIKGDRIARGSLAATESGLTNVAFLRAGIQYSEEFFQENELDEIWLIHPDPQVRDRDEPKRLTNPIFLNNYAKYLKKGGLFCLKTDSTFLYEYSLGTLENSENYKIIEHTDDLYKSPLLSEHHGVKTHYESIFVAKGYTIKFIKSVVE, from the coding sequence ATGTCAAGAAGAAAATTATCCCACTATCAGTTTAGCGCACAAGCTGCAAATGTTATCGAAATTGGAAAGCCCCTGTATACGGAGATTAAGGGAAAATGGAATGAGCTTTACTTTAACAACAGTAATCCTATCGTTTTAGAATTGGCCTGCGGAAAAGGTGAATATACTGTGGGCCTTGGAAAGGTTTTTCCGGACAAGAATTTTATTGGAATGGATATCAAGGGAGACAGGATAGCGAGAGGTAGCCTGGCAGCGACGGAATCCGGGTTGACCAATGTCGCTTTTCTTCGTGCAGGAATCCAATATTCAGAAGAATTTTTTCAGGAAAACGAGTTGGACGAAATCTGGCTCATTCATCCGGATCCACAAGTACGAGACCGTGATGAGCCTAAGCGATTAACAAATCCTATTTTTTTGAATAATTACGCCAAATATTTGAAGAAGGGTGGCTTGTTCTGTTTGAAAACGGACAGTACTTTTCTTTATGAATATAGCCTGGGCACGTTGGAGAATTCAGAAAATTATAAAATTATTGAGCATACAGACGATCTGTATAAGTCGCCGCTACTTTCAGAACACCATGGTGTCAAAACCCATTATGAAAGTATTTTCGTAGCGAAGGGTTACACGATCAAATTTATTAAGTCGGTTGTTGAATAG
- a CDS encoding bifunctional folylpolyglutamate synthase/dihydrofolate synthase: protein MDYQETIDYLYSRLPVFQNIGARAFKPGLHTTLQLCNHLGNPQEKFKTIHVGGTNGKGSTSHMLASIMQDAGYKVGLYTSPHLKSFTERIRVNGISIDEDFIVKFTSVNKSYIESLSPSFFEVTVAMAFSYFEKCEVDVAVIEVGMGGRLDSTNIITPVLSVITNVSYDHVQFLGDTLGKIAFEKAGIIKNGIPVIVSEKQEIEISEVFDQAALERNSEIAYGADVFTVSNSSHKNGALSLDIVSKASGQLIYPDLNLDLAGDYQLKNICGVLTAIEKLQETGFEISREAVYSGLSHVQSNTGLKGRWQKLNDKPLVYCDTAHNYAGVSETMRQFNSLVSKQKRFVIGFVSDKDISSILNLFPKDGIYYFCQPSNLRALDALELQQKALESDLKGNVYPDVNKALEAAILDSDQEDAIYVGGSTFVVADLDQL, encoded by the coding sequence ATGGATTATCAGGAAACAATCGACTATTTGTATAGTCGCCTACCAGTCTTTCAAAATATCGGGGCCCGTGCTTTTAAGCCGGGCCTTCATACTACCCTTCAATTGTGTAATCACCTGGGAAATCCACAGGAAAAATTTAAAACAATCCATGTTGGCGGGACCAATGGAAAAGGGAGTACTTCTCATATGCTGGCTTCTATAATGCAGGACGCCGGATACAAGGTAGGATTGTATACTTCGCCTCATTTAAAGTCATTTACAGAGCGTATACGGGTAAACGGAATCAGCATTGATGAAGATTTTATTGTAAAATTTACCAGTGTTAACAAATCTTACATTGAAAGTTTAAGTCCTTCCTTCTTCGAAGTGACAGTTGCCATGGCATTTTCTTATTTTGAAAAGTGCGAGGTTGACGTCGCCGTTATTGAAGTTGGCATGGGAGGCAGACTGGATTCGACCAATATTATTACACCCGTACTTTCGGTTATCACCAACGTAAGTTATGACCATGTTCAGTTTCTGGGGGATACGCTTGGGAAAATTGCCTTTGAAAAAGCCGGGATTATCAAGAATGGAATTCCGGTAATTGTAAGCGAAAAGCAGGAAATTGAGATCTCAGAGGTTTTTGATCAGGCTGCATTGGAAAGAAATTCAGAAATTGCTTACGGTGCAGACGTATTTACCGTTTCAAATTCATCGCATAAAAATGGTGCTTTAAGTCTGGATATTGTTTCAAAGGCATCCGGCCAACTAATTTATCCGGATTTAAATCTGGATCTGGCGGGTGATTATCAACTCAAAAATATTTGTGGCGTTTTAACTGCAATAGAAAAATTACAAGAAACAGGTTTCGAAATTAGTCGGGAAGCGGTTTACAGCGGTTTATCCCATGTGCAAAGCAACACAGGTTTGAAAGGCCGCTGGCAGAAATTAAATGACAAGCCCCTGGTTTACTGTGATACTGCGCATAATTACGCCGGAGTTTCGGAAACCATGAGACAGTTTAATAGTCTGGTCTCAAAGCAAAAAAGATTTGTAATTGGTTTTGTTTCTGATAAGGATATTTCTTCCATTTTAAACCTGTTTCCCAAAGACGGAATTTATTATTTCTGTCAACCTTCGAATCTCAGGGCTTTGGATGCATTAGAATTGCAGCAGAAAGCATTGGAATCAGACTTGAAGGGGAATGTTTACCCAGATGTAAATAAGGCTCTGGAAGCCGCAATTTTGGACTCTGATCAGGAAGATGCCATTTATGTTGGCGGAAGTACTTTTGTTGTGGCTGATCTCGATCAGTTATAG
- a CDS encoding SPOR domain-containing protein, with amino-acid sequence MIAVETVIRKLVTDYEFVIIPGFGALLSHQAQAFYNAETGMFSPPDKRLAFNEFLKLDDGLLANYISRQEQISHGEAVAYVKRYTDKLRVSLQTSERATIEGIGEFSMNVEGKLVFEPNTDRYFKDEWYGFRSTAAKLVEKRASVFNTPVVHVHEDHVEVLEEEEPRAVKVNWIAWTAAAMIAGLMFYFSLFYVSSNGENRSTLNPFTSFFEKMTSSTPVVAKKAPAAPKRRIVYVVKKAPAKKIDSIAPVAATVEIAKPVETKPEVIIPKETASVSNKHFYLIAGAFKGNRQANVLLEEMKKKGYTDAVIIDADKYSKKVKVAVEGFESEGDAYRASAKLKKVIGEEGWVYKKR; translated from the coding sequence ATGATAGCTGTTGAAACGGTAATAAGAAAACTGGTAACTGACTACGAATTCGTAATCATTCCGGGCTTTGGCGCGCTGCTTTCTCATCAGGCTCAGGCCTTTTACAATGCAGAGACAGGCATGTTTTCTCCGCCGGATAAACGCTTGGCTTTCAATGAGTTTTTGAAACTTGACGATGGGTTATTAGCTAATTACATTTCCCGTCAGGAGCAGATCAGTCATGGAGAAGCAGTTGCTTATGTTAAGCGTTATACGGATAAACTTCGTGTTTCGTTGCAGACAAGTGAGCGTGCTACCATTGAAGGAATAGGCGAGTTCAGTATGAATGTTGAAGGGAAGCTGGTTTTTGAGCCAAATACCGACAGATATTTCAAGGACGAATGGTACGGTTTCAGAAGTACAGCAGCAAAACTGGTTGAGAAAAGAGCTTCTGTTTTTAACACGCCTGTTGTTCATGTTCACGAAGATCACGTTGAAGTACTTGAAGAGGAGGAGCCACGCGCTGTTAAAGTGAACTGGATCGCATGGACAGCAGCTGCCATGATAGCCGGATTGATGTTTTATTTCAGTTTGTTCTATGTGTCTTCAAATGGTGAAAACAGAAGTACGCTGAATCCTTTTACCAGCTTTTTTGAAAAAATGACTTCCAGTACGCCGGTAGTTGCTAAAAAAGCGCCAGCTGCACCAAAAAGAAGAATAGTTTATGTTGTTAAAAAAGCTCCTGCTAAAAAGATTGATAGTATAGCACCAGTAGCAGCAACAGTTGAGATTGCAAAGCCGGTTGAAACGAAACCGGAGGTTATTATTCCAAAAGAAACAGCCTCAGTCTCAAATAAACATTTTTATTTAATTGCAGGCGCTTTTAAAGGAAACAGACAAGCAAATGTTCTTTTGGAAGAAATGAAGAAAAAAGGATATACTGATGCTGTTATTATTGACGCCGATAAATACAGCAAAAAAGTTAAAGTAGCTGTTGAAGGATTTGAAAGTGAAGGAGATGCATACCGCGCTTCTGCAAAACTTAAAAAAGTAATAGGAGAAGAGGGCTGGGTTTATAAAAAGAGATAG
- a CDS encoding TonB-dependent receptor, producing the protein MTHSRTIRTSIFLLTLGFSSSVAFAQRGEIESQTYEIVKEKSIEFAPANRLFDKVQPIQGTTNEKKVNYQILDPQISIASPKITPSVAASSDEKARQDQPDVLNNYIKLGAGNYGRFLGEAFVSGRRADDLVFTGQLKHLSAGNGPVDGKNSANANTNIKVGGKYIMSTYKVDGSLEYDRKNYYFYGYKPQIESYVVNRDSIRQTVNNFGFNLGFENTNPDVAVDYSLKTSLNTLHDRYNASELDWGTTLNASVPISSSFYAQLEAGAFISQRVDALTYNRNLYRVKPTFKYTSDIFTITAGINAVNQTDSQLNINKTKAFPVLNIDLSPIDGVHVFGGWNGDVVRNTLKGMLSENQWLGPNVLIVNTEKNSDIFAGVKGEVAGGFNYEGKVSYTSYHNFYNFNNSLADTSKFSIIYDPQKTKVLNISGQAGYTYNDLFKTSLKVNYYDYSMGSVEEAWHRPDLTLNWFNALTISKKLFVTADFYMLKGIKAKNFQSGVVTKLPVISDLNLKIDYLLTRNFSAFVSLNNILGKEYQRYQYYPQQGLNFVGGLSFSF; encoded by the coding sequence ATGACGCATTCAAGAACAATTCGAACATCCATATTTTTATTAACTCTGGGTTTTTCCAGCTCTGTGGCTTTTGCACAGAGAGGGGAAATTGAAAGCCAGACTTATGAAATTGTAAAGGAAAAAAGTATTGAGTTCGCTCCTGCAAACCGGCTTTTTGATAAAGTTCAGCCAATTCAGGGCACAACAAATGAAAAGAAAGTTAATTATCAGATATTGGATCCACAGATCAGTATAGCGTCACCAAAAATAACACCATCGGTCGCGGCATCATCTGATGAAAAAGCACGTCAGGATCAGCCTGATGTTTTGAATAATTATATCAAACTGGGAGCCGGTAATTATGGCCGTTTCCTTGGAGAAGCTTTTGTGAGCGGTCGCCGTGCAGATGATCTTGTATTTACTGGTCAGCTAAAACATTTGTCCGCGGGTAATGGTCCTGTTGATGGTAAAAATTCCGCCAATGCGAATACCAATATTAAGGTAGGCGGAAAGTATATTATGAGTACTTATAAGGTTGATGGTTCGTTGGAATATGACCGGAAGAACTACTATTTCTATGGCTACAAACCTCAGATAGAATCTTACGTTGTGAACCGCGACAGTATCCGTCAGACGGTCAATAATTTTGGTTTCAATCTTGGTTTTGAAAATACAAACCCGGACGTTGCCGTTGATTATTCTTTAAAGACAAGTCTGAATACATTGCATGACCGTTACAACGCATCTGAGCTTGACTGGGGGACTACGCTTAATGCTTCGGTTCCTATTTCAAGTTCTTTTTATGCACAGTTGGAAGCAGGTGCTTTTATCTCGCAGCGTGTGGATGCTTTAACGTACAACCGTAATTTGTATCGTGTTAAACCTACGTTCAAGTATACGTCTGATATTTTCACAATTACAGCCGGTATCAACGCTGTAAATCAAACTGACAGTCAGTTAAATATAAACAAGACAAAAGCATTTCCGGTATTAAATATTGACCTAAGCCCCATTGATGGTGTTCATGTATTTGGAGGATGGAACGGCGACGTAGTTCGCAATACGTTAAAGGGAATGTTGAGCGAGAATCAATGGTTGGGACCTAATGTATTGATTGTCAATACAGAAAAAAACTCTGATATATTTGCTGGTGTTAAAGGAGAAGTAGCCGGTGGCTTTAATTATGAAGGTAAAGTGTCTTATACTTCTTATCACAACTTCTACAACTTTAACAACTCGTTGGCTGATACTTCGAAATTCTCCATTATTTATGACCCGCAAAAAACAAAGGTGTTGAATATTTCGGGACAGGCCGGATATACTTACAACGATTTGTTTAAAACATCTTTGAAAGTAAATTACTATGATTATTCAATGGGTTCGGTTGAAGAAGCATGGCACCGTCCGGATTTAACTTTGAACTGGTTTAACGCTTTGACGATTAGTAAAAAGTTATTTGTTACAGCTGATTTTTACATGTTAAAAGGAATAAAAGCGAAAAATTTTCAGAGTGGAGTTGTTACCAAATTGCCTGTTATTTCAGACTTGAATTTGAAGATAGATTACCTGTTAACCAGGAACTTCTCAGCTTTTGTATCTCTCAATAACATATTGGGCAAGGAGTATCAGCGGTATCAATACTACCCGCAGCAGGGATTGAACTTTGTTGGAGGATTATCATTTTCTTTTTAA
- a CDS encoding tetratricopeptide repeat protein, whose translation MLLKHGTYALGLGLCVGTYTVNAQNTMSYTAPEAHFRNGLEYYEKLNFVAARQEFGDYLNANDNLLSTSDYNKVTAEYYVAVTGLYLNYPEAEVQVDRFVRNHAEHPKAQQIYGDLGKYYYEAGNYEKAITYLEKAVKLPGNGGKKMDNTYQLAMSYYNTKNLDAALPLFNQVKTDPSFANAGDASFYAGVINYQKNNFEEAYQDFIAVENHPNYKEEVPNWIISSLYQLKQYDKLLSYGEKILAQQRGGTKIAEVALYVAEVYYEKGDYAAAVKAYERYNKMKAGSVPPAVALHYGHSLFRTNNYNGTISTLKGVATGKDSVSQYASYLLGVSYLKTSNLSYALTALDNAARLDYNPVIKEEASYNHAKVQLDLGNNNDAVKEFNAFITKYPNSKHQEEATELVAEGYSGASNNTGAITYIEGLAKRNTKINTTYQRLTFNQGVVEFNQERFEQALAFFNKSIKFPIDENIFTAATFYKAESNTGLKKLDDAVAIYTQLSKNSKAGIYARKSLYALGYVYYNQKKYSQALGYFKEFTNNTEGIDGNIIEDAYVRLADCYLAAKNYNEAIGTYDKVSAKGKVDKDYALFQKGRAYVYMNREADARKNFETLISQFPSSRYLDDAYFQMADIDFKNGSYSAAVKGFTRMINEKPKSYLIPAALLRRAQSYYNLQVYEQAIVDFKKILSDYSDSPSASSALEGIQESYTAVGRPEEFTQVLGVVRKNNPGNDKLEDVEFDNVRNLYYAEKYDNAKQALLDFIKTYPSSKYQYDARYFIASSFDKTGNVADALQYYGKVVQENRSTFVAAAAQRSAELEIGRGNFNNAVTNFRVLLRNSENKKEQTQAWIGLMDTYYNLKSYDSTLYYAKEIINVGNVVPGGLGKAQLYLGKVPYEKGDLTKASEDFKKLASTSKDEYGAEANYMVATILYKNKKYKEAETAILDMSKTFEGFDYWRVRSFILLADVYMGMKEVGQAKATLSSIIDNSDDQEAVKLAKEKLAQFEKQK comes from the coding sequence ATGCTTTTAAAACATGGCACTTATGCGCTCGGTTTAGGCTTATGCGTTGGTACGTATACGGTTAATGCTCAGAATACTATGAGTTACACTGCACCGGAAGCGCATTTTCGTAACGGCCTTGAATATTATGAAAAATTAAACTTTGTAGCCGCCAGGCAGGAGTTTGGCGACTATCTGAATGCAAATGATAATCTGTTAAGTACGAGTGATTACAACAAGGTTACGGCCGAATATTATGTAGCGGTTACTGGCTTGTATTTAAATTATCCTGAAGCGGAAGTTCAGGTGGACCGGTTTGTAAGAAATCATGCCGAACATCCTAAGGCACAGCAGATTTATGGAGATCTGGGGAAATATTACTACGAAGCCGGAAATTATGAAAAGGCAATCACTTATCTGGAAAAGGCAGTAAAACTTCCAGGTAATGGCGGTAAGAAGATGGATAATACCTATCAGCTTGCGATGTCATATTACAATACAAAAAATCTGGATGCGGCCTTGCCTTTATTCAATCAGGTAAAAACTGATCCTTCGTTTGCTAATGCAGGGGATGCATCGTTTTATGCAGGGGTTATCAATTATCAGAAAAATAATTTCGAAGAAGCTTATCAGGATTTTATAGCCGTTGAGAATCACCCTAACTATAAAGAAGAAGTTCCCAACTGGATTATTTCTTCTTTATACCAATTGAAACAATACGATAAATTATTGTCTTATGGTGAGAAAATTCTTGCCCAACAAAGGGGCGGAACAAAAATTGCTGAAGTCGCATTATATGTGGCAGAAGTCTACTACGAAAAAGGAGATTATGCTGCGGCTGTAAAGGCCTATGAGCGATATAATAAAATGAAAGCTGGTTCTGTTCCACCGGCAGTTGCTTTGCATTATGGACATTCTTTGTTTCGTACAAACAACTATAATGGAACAATTTCTACACTTAAGGGTGTTGCGACAGGGAAAGATTCTGTATCGCAATACGCTTCATATCTGCTCGGTGTCAGCTACTTAAAGACGAGTAATTTAAGTTATGCTTTAACAGCATTAGACAATGCAGCACGGTTGGATTACAATCCTGTCATCAAGGAAGAAGCTAGCTACAACCATGCAAAAGTACAATTGGATCTTGGCAACAATAATGATGCTGTAAAAGAATTTAATGCTTTCATTACTAAATATCCGAACAGTAAACATCAGGAAGAAGCCACGGAATTAGTTGCAGAAGGTTATTCGGGAGCAAGCAATAACACGGGCGCGATTACTTATATTGAAGGTTTAGCAAAACGGAATACCAAAATTAATACCACCTACCAAAGACTTACTTTTAACCAGGGTGTGGTGGAATTCAATCAGGAACGTTTTGAGCAGGCGCTTGCCTTCTTCAACAAATCGATCAAATTCCCGATTGATGAAAATATTTTTACAGCAGCTACTTTTTATAAGGCAGAATCAAATACCGGTTTGAAAAAGCTGGATGATGCGGTTGCTATTTATACTCAACTCTCAAAAAATTCCAAAGCTGGTATTTACGCCCGCAAAAGTCTTTATGCTTTGGGATATGTTTATTACAACCAAAAGAAATACAGTCAGGCGCTGGGTTACTTCAAAGAATTCACAAACAATACGGAAGGTATTGACGGGAACATTATTGAAGACGCTTACGTGCGACTAGCGGATTGTTACCTGGCTGCTAAAAATTATAACGAAGCTATTGGTACTTACGACAAAGTTTCTGCAAAAGGAAAAGTTGATAAGGATTACGCTTTGTTCCAAAAGGGGCGTGCATATGTTTACATGAACCGTGAAGCCGATGCACGTAAGAACTTTGAAACGCTGATCAGTCAGTTCCCAAGTTCACGTTATCTGGATGATGCTTATTTCCAGATGGCAGATATTGATTTCAAAAACGGAAGTTATTCTGCCGCTGTAAAAGGATTTACGCGCATGATCAATGAAAAACCTAAGAGTTATCTGATCCCTGCCGCTCTTTTACGTCGTGCTCAATCTTACTATAACTTGCAGGTCTACGAACAGGCGATTGTTGACTTTAAGAAAATCCTTTCGGATTATTCGGATTCACCATCGGCCAGCAGCGCACTGGAAGGTATCCAGGAAAGTTACACAGCCGTTGGTCGTCCCGAAGAATTCACTCAGGTGCTTGGTGTGGTACGTAAAAACAACCCTGGTAATGATAAACTGGAAGACGTTGAATTCGACAACGTTCGTAATCTTTATTATGCTGAGAAATATGATAACGCAAAACAGGCGTTGCTTGATTTTATAAAGACTTATCCTTCAAGTAAATATCAGTATGACGCAAGATATTTTATCGCGTCATCTTTTGATAAAACTGGAAATGTTGCGGATGCCTTGCAGTATTATGGTAAAGTTGTTCAGGAAAACCGCTCCACTTTTGTAGCTGCTGCTGCCCAGCGTTCTGCTGAACTGGAAATCGGACGTGGCAATTTCAACAATGCTGTTACCAATTTCAGAGTTCTTCTTCGTAATTCAGAAAATAAAAAAGAGCAGACACAAGCCTGGATTGGTTTGATGGATACTTATTACAATCTGAAAAGTTACGATTCAACGCTTTATTATGCCAAGGAAATCATCAATGTAGGAAATGTTGTTCCGGGCGGACTAGGCAAAGCGCAGCTTTATTTGGGTAAAGTTCCTTACGAAAAAGGAGATTTAACAAAGGCATCGGAAGATTTTAAAAAACTGGCCAGTACTTCAAAGGATGAATACGGCGCGGAAGCAAACTATATGGTTGCTACAATTTTGTATAAAAATAAGAAATATAAGGAGGCAGAAACCGCTATCCTGGATATGAGTAAAACCTTCGAAGGTTTTGATTACTGGCGGGTTCGATCCTTCATTTTACTTGCAGATGTGTATATGGGCATGAAAGAAGTTGGACAGGCCAAAGCAACCCTGAGCTCGATCATCGACAATTCTGATGATCAGGAAGCAGTGAAACTTGCGAAAGAGAAACTGGCCCAGTTTGAAAAACAAAAATGA
- a CDS encoding tetratricopeptide repeat protein: MLIFIVLIILSCGGQDKKDSADFFLKANVAFTQNNYTEALRLYNEAIAKNPDFPDAYLNKGITLMKIGQINDAREVLTEAIKLDPTLIQAILVRSESSLRLGDFKSAEDDLKKISKEYSDSTRYFLIKGNLNDAMSQTSEAIADYDKAILLDKENTEAFVNRGAVYYKLHSYQLAREDFASAIKLNPSQPEALNNLGLIATINKEWKNAIFYFDRILNFHPDDALALNNKGYVLLQTGALEDGKKLIERALDTNPKNGYALRNLGLYYDLSNDPDKALLEYNKAIELAEPVEMLYGFTGRLYFKQKDKTKACEIWKKGTILKDSIAIEELAKNCK, from the coding sequence TTGCTAATATTTATAGTGCTAATTATTTTGTCGTGTGGTGGTCAGGATAAAAAAGATTCTGCTGATTTTTTTTTAAAGGCTAATGTAGCTTTTACTCAAAACAATTATACCGAAGCACTTCGTCTGTATAATGAAGCCATCGCCAAAAATCCAGACTTTCCGGATGCTTATCTGAACAAAGGCATAACGTTAATGAAAATTGGTCAAATAAACGATGCCCGTGAGGTTTTGACAGAAGCAATCAAACTTGACCCTACACTGATACAGGCAATTCTCGTAAGATCGGAATCTTCGCTCCGTTTGGGCGATTTTAAGAGTGCGGAAGATGACTTGAAAAAGATTTCAAAAGAATATTCAGATTCAACCAGATATTTTTTGATAAAGGGAAATCTAAACGATGCCATGAGCCAGACGTCCGAAGCGATTGCAGATTATGATAAGGCGATTTTGCTGGACAAAGAAAATACCGAGGCATTTGTAAATCGTGGTGCGGTATATTACAAACTTCACTCCTACCAGCTGGCAAGAGAAGATTTTGCATCCGCTATCAAGCTTAATCCATCCCAACCCGAAGCGTTGAATAACCTTGGACTTATAGCAACAATTAACAAAGAGTGGAAAAACGCAATTTTTTATTTTGACAGGATACTGAATTTTCATCCAGATGACGCATTAGCTTTAAATAACAAAGGTTACGTCCTATTGCAAACAGGAGCCCTGGAAGACGGTAAAAAGCTCATAGAAAGGGCATTGGACACAAATCCCAAGAACGGCTACGCACTAAGAAATCTGGGATTGTATTATGACCTGTCAAATGATCCCGATAAGGCACTTTTGGAATACAATAAAGCCATAGAGCTGGCCGAACCGGTGGAAATGCTCTATGGCTTTACTGGAAGACTCTATTTCAAACAAAAAGATAAAACAAAAGCTTGCGAGATCTGGAAAAAAGGCACGATTCTGAAAGATTCTATTGCTATTGAAGAATTAGCCAAAAACTGCAAATAG
- the menD gene encoding 2-succinyl-5-enolpyruvyl-6-hydroxy-3-cyclohexene-1-carboxylic-acid synthase: MAVLQPLINLAEVCYAQGIRHVVISPGSRSAALTLAFSRHRGFEKHVVMDERSAGFIALGMAQQLKQTVILICTSGSAAYNYAPAVTEAFFQQISLLILTADRPQEWIHQLDGQTIYQAEIYGKHVKKSFTIPSDYDHKDARWLINRTANEAAILAHSKPYGPVHINVPIREPFYPGKDEELSPSADVRVIKKVETEASLSIETWHELLNEWDNAERILIAGGQHENDKKLNLVLSKITEELDVPVIGDSISNQKGNDSFITFQDLFLADADTEKLRPDLLITYGLSFISKAFKQFLQKNPSIRHWHISEDSHVVDTFFSLTQIIPLSAQYFFDNLFEKIDYQLFVQGSDPENDSSYKTSWIEYDLKVKSLSVEYFINLSLLNDLTSVNWIINLLPADSQLHIANSMPIRYVNALGDGVSHLEIFANRGTSGIDGCVSTAIGAALVNNKPTFLLVGDVAFLYDRNGLLIQPLPDNLKIIVLNNSGGNIFRMIDGPASLPELENYFETRHPFTARRTSEDSKIDYFSASDFEGLKTELSAFLSTDKISLLEIFTDPAENAKSWKGLKSFIRSNW; encoded by the coding sequence ATGGCAGTATTACAGCCCTTAATTAATCTGGCCGAAGTTTGTTATGCCCAGGGCATACGGCACGTAGTAATTTCTCCCGGCTCCCGAAGCGCCGCATTAACACTGGCTTTTTCGCGCCACAGAGGCTTTGAAAAGCATGTGGTAATGGATGAACGCTCTGCAGGATTTATAGCGCTTGGAATGGCGCAGCAGTTAAAACAGACGGTTATCCTGATCTGCACTTCCGGAAGTGCAGCCTACAATTATGCTCCCGCAGTTACCGAAGCATTCTTTCAACAGATTTCTTTACTGATTTTAACCGCTGACAGACCTCAGGAATGGATCCATCAACTGGATGGACAAACGATTTATCAGGCTGAAATCTATGGAAAACATGTGAAAAAATCCTTCACAATTCCCTCAGATTACGATCATAAAGATGCCCGCTGGCTGATCAACAGGACAGCTAACGAAGCAGCTATTCTGGCACATTCAAAACCTTACGGTCCGGTGCATATTAATGTCCCGATCCGTGAGCCTTTTTATCCTGGAAAAGATGAAGAATTAAGTCCATCTGCCGATGTTCGGGTCATAAAAAAAGTGGAAACAGAAGCTTCTTTATCTATCGAAACCTGGCACGAATTATTGAATGAATGGGACAATGCAGAACGCATTTTAATAGCGGGTGGTCAGCATGAAAATGACAAAAAACTTAATCTTGTTTTATCAAAAATAACAGAAGAACTTGACGTTCCGGTAATAGGAGACTCCATTTCTAACCAAAAGGGAAACGATAGTTTTATTACGTTCCAGGATTTGTTTTTAGCTGATGCTGATACTGAAAAACTAAGACCTGATCTGTTAATTACCTACGGATTATCATTCATTTCAAAAGCATTTAAACAATTTCTTCAAAAAAATCCATCGATCAGACACTGGCATATCAGCGAAGACAGTCATGTCGTGGATACTTTCTTTTCTTTAACCCAAATAATCCCGCTTTCTGCTCAGTACTTTTTTGATAATCTATTTGAAAAGATTGATTATCAATTATTTGTGCAGGGTTCAGATCCGGAGAATGATTCTTCTTATAAGACAAGCTGGATCGAATATGACCTGAAAGTAAAGTCATTATCAGTCGAATATTTCATAAATCTATCACTGTTAAATGATCTAACATCTGTTAATTGGATCATAAATTTACTTCCGGCGGATTCTCAGCTGCATATTGCCAACAGTATGCCGATCCGTTACGTGAACGCGTTGGGTGATGGAGTTTCTCATCTTGAAATTTTTGCAAATCGAGGTACAAGCGGTATCGATGGTTGTGTTAGTACAGCCATCGGAGCAGCTTTGGTTAACAACAAACCAACCTTTTTACTGGTTGGCGATGTTGCCTTTTTATATGACCGGAACGGACTGTTAATTCAGCCGTTACCAGACAATTTAAAGATCATCGTTTTAAACAACAGTGGTGGAAATATTTTCAGAATGATCGACGGTCCCGCAAGTTTGCCGGAGCTTGAAAATTACTTTGAAACGCGCCATCCCTTTACCGCCAGAAGAACGTCAGAAGATTCAAAAATTGATTACTTTTCGGCGTCCGATTTTGAGGGTTTGAAGACTGAGTTATCGGCATTTTTAAGTACGGACAAAATCAGCTTGCTCGAAATATTTACTGACCCGGCAGAAAATGCAAAATCCTGGAAAGGACTGAAAAGTTTCATACGTTCAAATTGGTAA